In one Longimicrobium sp. genomic region, the following are encoded:
- a CDS encoding M12 family metallo-peptidase, which translates to MKAPLVLVLAASVGLAACQSDDITRPADTSMSAAAAGQQDLLTLVPQAALDNVQAGRLAAIRNRPSTAEVHLARIAAAPGQLLRQGSVLRLGVAPGLQVVATGEHATQRAAQDISWSGPIRGGYGWVQLVMMDGEVTATVTVGQTQYSIEPIGNGLHAVSKIDQSGFPPEHTPDNPSGALTTQMSDAAGRIQASRVSGALSATALTTINVMVVYTASAASAAGNITSKIQLAVDETNQSYANSGINISFNRVYTGQVTYSEAGRSFSQHVSALQSTTDGIMDNVHTLRNTYAADLVMLVVNDTEACGQAAAIKATASSAFATADQSCITGYYSFGHELGHLQGARHDRFVDGTLTPYQYGHGYIPSTKNWRTIMAYGNNCANCTRIQWWSNPLKTYPATGQVMGTTAYEDNARVLNLTAPTVAAFR; encoded by the coding sequence ATGAAAGCACCGCTCGTGCTGGTCCTCGCCGCATCCGTCGGTCTGGCCGCGTGCCAGAGCGACGACATCACCCGCCCCGCCGACACCTCGATGAGCGCCGCCGCGGCAGGCCAGCAGGACCTGCTCACCCTGGTTCCCCAGGCCGCGCTCGACAACGTGCAGGCCGGCCGCCTCGCCGCCATCCGCAACCGCCCGAGCACCGCCGAGGTGCACCTGGCGCGCATCGCGGCGGCGCCGGGCCAGCTCCTGCGGCAGGGGAGCGTCCTGCGCCTGGGCGTGGCGCCGGGGCTGCAGGTGGTGGCCACCGGCGAGCACGCCACGCAGCGTGCCGCGCAGGACATCTCCTGGTCCGGGCCCATCCGCGGAGGCTACGGCTGGGTGCAGCTGGTGATGATGGACGGCGAGGTGACGGCCACGGTGACCGTGGGCCAGACGCAGTACAGCATCGAGCCGATCGGCAACGGGCTGCACGCCGTGTCGAAGATCGACCAGAGCGGCTTCCCGCCGGAGCACACGCCCGACAACCCCAGCGGCGCGCTGACCACGCAGATGAGCGACGCCGCCGGCCGGATCCAGGCGTCGCGCGTTTCCGGCGCCCTGAGCGCGACGGCGCTCACCACCATCAACGTCATGGTGGTGTACACCGCCTCGGCCGCGTCGGCGGCGGGCAACATCACCAGCAAGATCCAGCTCGCGGTGGATGAGACCAACCAGTCGTACGCGAACAGCGGGATCAACATCTCCTTCAACCGCGTGTACACCGGCCAGGTCACGTACAGCGAGGCCGGCCGCAGCTTCTCGCAGCACGTGAGCGCGCTGCAGAGCACCACCGACGGCATCATGGACAACGTCCACACGCTGCGGAACACCTACGCGGCCGACCTGGTGATGCTGGTGGTGAACGACACCGAGGCGTGCGGCCAGGCCGCGGCGATCAAGGCGACCGCCAGCTCGGCCTTCGCCACGGCGGACCAGAGCTGCATCACCGGCTACTACTCGTTCGGCCACGAGCTGGGCCACCTGCAGGGCGCCCGGCACGACCGCTTCGTGGACGGCACCCTCACGCCGTACCAGTACGGCCACGGCTACATCCCGTCCACCAAGAACTGGCGGACGATCATGGCGTACGGGAACAACTGCGCCAACTGCACGCGCATCCAGTGGTGGTCGAACCCGCTCAAGACCTACCCGGCCACGGGGCAGGTGATGGGGACCACCGCGTACGAGGACAACGCGCGGGTGCTGAACCTGACGGCGCCCACGGTGGCGGCCTTCCGGTAA
- a CDS encoding radical SAM/SPASM domain-containing protein has product MTPTTDMFESPHDRNGTALATTSLVQLRYKAAQRWVPSRYNARAVGDDGRLMLWNTLNGTISVFAPKDRDRVLEALSVEGVREPLGKAGEYLTRRGYLVREGVNELDIFRYRYANDQWRQDTLQLILLASEDCNFRCVYCYEKFERGTMTPETRQGIKALLDQRAPRLKEFSVSWFGGEPLYGWDAVSDLSPYFRKTCDEHGIRYGQHMTTNAYLLTEERATHLLEWGCRNFQITLDGLAEEHDCKRVGRDGSGTFSTILDNLRSLRERRGEEFGVDLRVNFDRSNFPKLGPFLEAMSEEFGGDTRFRMRFRAVGKWGGANDANLDTCGTTDSRTYMRELQERAKQLQLGQEAGIREIATLGSQVCYAARPFNLIVGATGQLMKCTIALYDMPENRVGQLHPDGSLELDDLNMSKWVNPHFETDAMCQSCHVLPGCQGGHCPLSRVTSGTRTCCTVKSNLKREMRFTMADMAEAAAARAAEPQPV; this is encoded by the coding sequence ATGACGCCGACCACCGACATGTTCGAGTCCCCGCACGACCGCAACGGTACCGCCCTCGCCACGACATCCCTGGTGCAGCTGCGCTACAAGGCCGCGCAGCGCTGGGTCCCCTCGCGCTACAACGCGCGCGCGGTCGGCGACGACGGCCGGCTGATGCTGTGGAACACGCTGAACGGCACGATCAGCGTCTTCGCCCCCAAGGACCGCGACCGCGTGCTCGAGGCGCTGTCGGTGGAAGGGGTCCGCGAGCCGCTGGGCAAGGCGGGCGAGTACCTGACGCGCCGCGGCTACCTGGTGCGCGAGGGCGTGAACGAGCTGGACATCTTCCGCTACCGCTACGCCAACGACCAGTGGCGGCAGGACACCCTGCAGCTGATCCTGCTGGCCAGCGAGGACTGCAACTTCCGCTGCGTGTACTGCTACGAGAAGTTCGAGCGCGGCACCATGACCCCCGAGACGCGGCAGGGGATCAAGGCGCTGCTGGACCAGCGCGCGCCGCGGCTGAAGGAGTTCAGCGTCTCGTGGTTCGGCGGCGAGCCGCTGTACGGCTGGGACGCGGTGAGCGATCTGTCGCCCTACTTCCGCAAGACCTGCGACGAACACGGGATCCGCTACGGCCAGCACATGACCACCAACGCGTACCTCCTGACCGAGGAGCGCGCCACACACCTGCTGGAGTGGGGGTGCCGCAACTTCCAGATCACGCTCGACGGGCTGGCCGAGGAGCACGACTGCAAGCGCGTGGGGCGCGACGGCAGCGGCACCTTCTCCACCATCCTCGACAACCTGCGCTCGCTGCGCGAGCGCCGCGGCGAGGAGTTCGGCGTGGACCTGCGCGTGAACTTCGACCGCAGCAACTTCCCCAAGCTGGGGCCCTTCCTCGAGGCCATGAGCGAGGAGTTCGGCGGCGACACGCGCTTCCGCATGCGCTTCCGCGCGGTGGGCAAGTGGGGCGGCGCCAACGACGCCAACCTGGACACCTGCGGCACCACCGACAGCCGCACCTACATGCGCGAGCTGCAGGAGCGGGCCAAGCAGCTGCAGCTGGGCCAGGAGGCGGGGATCCGCGAGATCGCCACGCTGGGCAGCCAGGTGTGCTACGCCGCGCGCCCCTTCAACCTGATCGTGGGCGCCACCGGTCAGCTGATGAAGTGCACGATCGCGCTGTACGACATGCCCGAGAACCGCGTGGGGCAGCTGCACCCCGACGGCTCGCTGGAGCTGGACGACCTGAACATGAGCAAGTGGGTGAACCCCCACTTCGAGACCGACGCCATGTGCCAGAGCTGCCACGTCCTTCCGGGGTGCCAGGGCGGCCACTGCCCGCTGTCGCGGGTGACCAGCGGAACGCGCACCTGCTGCACGGTGAAGAGCAACCTGAAGCGCGAGATGCGCTTCACCATGGCCGACATGGCCGAGGCCGCCGCGGCGCGCGCCGCCGAACCCCAGCCCGTCTGA
- a CDS encoding type II secretion system protein GspG — translation MIQKLFLLLLVGVAAVVMVPQLRARVWPKVQPALNPLYEWSAKNRVNEIRELVKRADAQGHTVPPGNGFAHFVDSEDLTENASQDPWGNPYYIVFSGTTFQIGSAGKDREAGTADDILSNPDAVTHAPERRF, via the coding sequence ATGATCCAGAAGCTTTTCCTGCTGCTGCTGGTGGGCGTGGCCGCGGTGGTGATGGTGCCGCAGCTCCGCGCCAGGGTGTGGCCCAAGGTGCAGCCGGCGCTGAACCCGCTGTACGAGTGGAGCGCCAAGAACCGGGTGAACGAGATCCGCGAGCTGGTGAAGCGCGCCGACGCGCAGGGGCACACCGTGCCGCCCGGCAACGGCTTCGCGCACTTCGTGGACAGCGAGGACCTGACGGAGAACGCGTCTCAGGACCCGTGGGGAAACCCGTACTACATCGTCTTCAGCGGCACCACCTTCCAGATCGGGTCGGCGGGGAAGGACCGCGAGGCGGGCACGGCCGACGACATCCTCTCCAACCCCGACGCGGTGACGCACGCGCCGGAGCGGAGGTTCTAG
- a CDS encoding PHP domain-containing protein: MAEGGRLRVEMHCHTRASKDSLNPYDGILPAMDAAGIDRLIVTDHDRVDGALRMHSLAPDRIIVGEEVRTKEGPDLIGIFLTELIPRYTPMRETCERIRAQGGIVYVPHPFDTRRRGGGELLDGIADLVDVVEAHNARTFKPEVNQQGEAWGREHGKLLGAGSDAHTLGEIGTAYVEVPPFEPDRDSFLAALASATLVRGTSPFRVTVYSTYANLRKKIVPE, from the coding sequence GTGGCTGAGGGCGGCCGGCTGCGGGTGGAGATGCACTGCCACACCCGCGCCTCGAAAGACTCGCTGAACCCCTACGACGGCATCCTCCCGGCGATGGACGCGGCCGGGATCGACCGGCTGATCGTGACCGACCACGACCGCGTGGACGGCGCGCTGCGGATGCACAGTCTGGCGCCGGACCGCATCATCGTGGGCGAGGAGGTGCGCACGAAGGAGGGGCCGGACCTGATCGGCATCTTCCTGACCGAGCTGATCCCCAGGTACACGCCCATGCGCGAGACCTGCGAGCGGATCCGCGCGCAGGGCGGCATCGTCTACGTTCCCCATCCCTTCGACACGCGCCGCCGCGGCGGCGGCGAGCTGCTGGACGGGATCGCCGATCTGGTGGACGTGGTGGAGGCGCACAACGCCCGCACCTTCAAGCCCGAGGTGAACCAGCAGGGCGAGGCGTGGGGGCGCGAGCACGGCAAGCTGCTGGGCGCCGGGAGCGACGCGCACACGCTGGGGGAGATCGGCACCGCGTACGTGGAGGTGCCGCCGTTCGAACCCGACCGCGACTCGTTCCTGGCCGCGCTGGCGAGCGCCACCCTCGTGCGCGGCACCTCGCCCTTCCGCGTCACCGTCTACTCCACGTACGCAAACCTCCGCAAGAAGATCGTGCCGGAGTG
- a CDS encoding type II CAAX endopeptidase family protein, producing MTRSSENGRTGRPLLALVLFLIAVFIGGALLAPWLYHALQAVAPGTKLARTSFARVVNRSLLLVALVGVPFYVRASGIRRWADVGLDPRAIRWRRVAAGFALGFVSLAAVCGVALAAGGRALSPRTPGQLAGHFAGALATALAVAVIEELLFRGAIFGGLRRAMPWGAALVASSAIYAIVHFMARPANPPQIGWLSGLRVLPTMLGGMAQSGGLVPAFLNLTLAGCVLALAYHFTGDILTSIGIHAGWIFWLKFYGYLTKAVPGVDPVFWGTRKLVDGWLAFVALVVVLGAVLLIARRGRSRATGS from the coding sequence GTGACTCGATCTTCCGAGAACGGCCGCACCGGGCGGCCGCTGCTGGCGCTCGTGCTGTTCCTGATCGCCGTCTTCATCGGCGGGGCGCTGCTGGCGCCGTGGCTGTACCACGCGCTGCAGGCGGTCGCGCCGGGGACGAAGCTGGCGCGGACGTCGTTCGCGCGCGTGGTGAACCGCTCGCTGCTGCTGGTGGCGCTGGTCGGCGTTCCCTTCTACGTCCGCGCGTCGGGCATCCGGCGCTGGGCGGACGTGGGGCTGGACCCGCGCGCCATCCGCTGGCGGCGCGTGGCCGCGGGGTTCGCGCTGGGCTTCGTCTCGCTCGCGGCGGTGTGCGGGGTCGCGCTGGCGGCGGGCGGACGCGCGCTGAGCCCGCGCACGCCGGGGCAGCTGGCCGGCCACTTCGCCGGCGCGCTGGCGACGGCGCTCGCGGTGGCGGTGATCGAGGAGCTGCTCTTCCGCGGCGCCATCTTCGGCGGGCTGAGGCGCGCGATGCCGTGGGGCGCGGCGCTGGTGGCCAGCAGCGCCATCTACGCCATCGTCCACTTCATGGCGCGTCCGGCCAACCCCCCGCAGATCGGCTGGCTCAGCGGCCTGCGCGTGCTGCCGACGATGCTCGGCGGGATGGCGCAGTCGGGCGGCCTGGTCCCCGCGTTCCTGAACCTGACGCTGGCCGGGTGCGTGCTCGCGCTCGCCTACCACTTCACCGGCGACATCCTCACCTCCATCGGCATCCACGCCGGCTGGATCTTCTGGCTGAAGTTCTACGGCTACCTGACGAAGGCCGTCCCCGGCGTCGACCCGGTCTTCTGGGGGACGCGGAAGCTGGTGGATGGGTGGCTCGCGTTCGTGGCGCTGGTGGTGGTGCTGGGCGCCGTGCTGCTTATCGCGCGGCGCGGGCGTTCGCGGGCCACTGGTTCGTGA
- the coaE gene encoding dephospho-CoA kinase (Dephospho-CoA kinase (CoaE) performs the final step in coenzyme A biosynthesis.), with amino-acid sequence MLKVGLTGNIAAGKSTVASVWRGLGATVIDADELARRAVDPGTPAFAAIAAEWNEVVEPGGGLDRAALRRIVFSDPDARERLEQIVHPAVAALRGELYAEAEARGDRVIVADIPLLFEVGLVDEFDVVVLVDATEEVRLARLVGDRGLDPEEARRIIAAQMPAELKRARADFVIENTGTVEEVERRAREVWLELQIQSAERARG; translated from the coding sequence ATGCTGAAGGTGGGCTTGACGGGGAACATCGCCGCGGGGAAGAGCACCGTGGCCAGCGTCTGGCGCGGGCTGGGGGCCACCGTGATCGACGCCGACGAGCTGGCGCGGCGCGCGGTGGACCCGGGCACGCCGGCCTTCGCCGCCATTGCCGCGGAGTGGAACGAGGTGGTGGAGCCGGGCGGCGGGCTGGACCGCGCGGCGCTGCGCCGCATCGTGTTTTCCGACCCCGACGCGCGCGAGCGGCTGGAGCAGATCGTCCACCCCGCCGTCGCGGCGCTCCGCGGCGAGCTGTACGCCGAGGCCGAGGCGCGCGGCGACCGGGTGATCGTGGCCGACATCCCCCTGCTGTTCGAGGTGGGGCTGGTGGACGAGTTCGACGTGGTGGTGCTGGTGGACGCGACCGAGGAGGTGCGGCTGGCGCGGCTGGTGGGCGACCGCGGGCTGGATCCCGAGGAGGCGCGCCGCATCATCGCCGCGCAGATGCCGGCGGAGCTGAAGCGCGCCCGCGCCGACTTCGTGATCGAGAACACCGGCACCGTGGAGGAGGTGGAGCGGCGCGCCCGCGAGGTGTGGCTGGAGCTGCAGATCCAGTCGGCGGAGCGCGCGCGTGGCTGA
- a CDS encoding dehydrogenase E1 component subunit alpha/beta, with amino-acid sequence MATTTRRKPRAEPATSLDRSTLLGFYRTMLLARRLDDKEIQLKQQNKIFFQISGAGHEGIQVAAAAHARPGYDWFYFYYRDRAFCLALGMTPLEQMLQAVGAEADIGSGGRQMPSHWGHPHLNIVSTSSPTGTQFLQAVGTAEAGVRALKVGEPLIETTRAKDDDIVWVTTGDGTTSEGEFWESLNTACNLKLPVLYIVEDNEYAISVPVEVNTAGGSISKLVSGFPGLFIQTCDGTDVVDSYEAIGRAAEYCRTRQGPALVHARVIRPYSHSLSDDEKFYKTDAMRTEEQKRDPLVRCAALLQELGYATEDDLKQVEAEVNAAVQAATDEALQSPQPDPSTAMRYLFSPDVDPTAEQFDTEDDPRFSGNETTMVDLINATLKDEMRRDPRIVVFGEDVADCSREEILEQVKGKGGVFKVTAGLQREFGGTRVFNSPLAEANIVGRAVGMAVRGLKPVVEIQFFDYIWPAMMQIRDELATMRYRSNNTYASPVVIRVTYGGYLKGGAIYHSQTGESIFAHCPGLRVVLPSTAMDAAGLLRTAIRSEDPVLFLEHKHLYRQVYNKGVYPGANFMIPFGKARTVRQGTDVTVVACGALVQRSVVAAKMAEEQMGISTEVIDLRTLSPFDMESIAGSVKRTNRVIVAHEDSLSWGIGSEIAARIADELFPWLDAPVKRVASLDTWVAYAPQVERAILPEPEDVFKAIQQVKEF; translated from the coding sequence ATGGCGACCACGACCCGCAGGAAGCCCAGGGCGGAGCCGGCCACCTCGCTGGACCGCAGCACCCTGCTCGGCTTCTACCGCACCATGCTCCTGGCGCGGCGGCTGGACGACAAGGAGATCCAGCTCAAGCAGCAGAACAAGATCTTCTTCCAGATCTCCGGCGCCGGCCACGAGGGCATCCAGGTGGCCGCGGCCGCGCACGCCCGCCCCGGCTACGACTGGTTCTACTTCTACTACCGCGACCGCGCCTTCTGCCTGGCGCTGGGGATGACGCCGCTCGAGCAGATGCTGCAGGCCGTGGGCGCCGAGGCCGACATCGGCTCCGGCGGGCGGCAGATGCCCAGCCACTGGGGCCATCCGCACCTGAACATCGTCAGCACGTCGTCTCCGACCGGGACGCAGTTCCTGCAGGCCGTGGGCACCGCCGAGGCGGGCGTCCGCGCGCTGAAGGTGGGCGAGCCGCTGATCGAGACCACGCGCGCGAAGGACGACGACATCGTCTGGGTGACGACGGGCGACGGAACCACCAGCGAGGGCGAGTTCTGGGAGAGCCTGAACACCGCCTGCAACCTGAAGCTCCCCGTCCTCTACATCGTCGAGGACAACGAGTACGCCATCTCCGTCCCCGTCGAGGTGAACACCGCGGGCGGCAGCATCAGCAAGCTGGTGTCGGGCTTCCCGGGGCTCTTCATCCAGACCTGCGACGGCACCGACGTGGTGGACAGCTACGAGGCCATCGGGCGCGCGGCGGAGTACTGCCGCACGCGCCAGGGCCCGGCGCTGGTGCACGCCAGGGTCATCCGCCCCTACTCGCACTCGCTGTCGGACGACGAGAAGTTCTACAAGACCGACGCCATGCGCACCGAGGAGCAGAAGCGCGACCCGCTGGTCCGCTGCGCCGCGCTCCTGCAGGAGCTGGGGTACGCCACGGAGGATGATCTCAAGCAGGTGGAGGCCGAGGTGAACGCCGCGGTGCAGGCGGCCACCGACGAGGCGCTCCAGTCGCCGCAGCCGGACCCGTCGACGGCCATGCGCTACCTGTTCTCGCCCGACGTGGACCCCACGGCCGAGCAGTTCGACACCGAGGACGACCCGCGCTTCAGCGGGAACGAGACCACGATGGTCGACCTGATCAACGCCACGCTGAAGGACGAGATGCGGCGCGACCCGCGCATCGTGGTCTTCGGCGAGGACGTGGCCGACTGCTCGCGCGAGGAGATCCTGGAGCAGGTGAAGGGAAAGGGCGGCGTGTTCAAGGTGACCGCCGGCCTGCAGCGCGAGTTCGGCGGCACGCGCGTGTTCAACTCGCCGCTGGCCGAGGCCAACATCGTGGGCCGCGCGGTGGGGATGGCGGTGCGGGGGCTCAAGCCCGTGGTCGAGATCCAGTTCTTCGACTACATCTGGCCGGCCATGATGCAGATCCGCGACGAGCTCGCGACCATGCGCTACCGGTCCAACAACACCTACGCCTCGCCCGTGGTCATCCGCGTGACCTACGGCGGGTACCTGAAGGGCGGCGCCATCTACCACTCGCAGACCGGCGAGTCGATCTTCGCGCACTGCCCCGGCCTCCGCGTGGTCCTCCCCTCCACCGCGATGGACGCGGCCGGGCTGCTGCGCACGGCCATCCGCAGCGAGGACCCGGTGCTCTTCCTGGAACACAAGCACCTGTACCGCCAAGTCTACAACAAGGGCGTGTATCCGGGCGCCAACTTCATGATCCCCTTCGGCAAGGCCCGCACGGTGCGCCAGGGGACCGACGTGACCGTCGTCGCCTGCGGGGCGCTGGTGCAGCGCTCGGTGGTGGCGGCGAAGATGGCCGAGGAGCAGATGGGGATCAGCACCGAGGTCATCGACCTGCGCACGCTCAGCCCGTTCGACATGGAATCGATCGCCGGGAGCGTGAAGCGCACCAACCGCGTGATCGTGGCGCACGAGGACTCGCTCAGCTGGGGGATCGGCAGCGAGATCGCCGCCCGCATCGCCGACGAGCTGTTCCCCTGGCTGGACGCGCCGGTGAAGCGCGTGGCCTCGCTGGACACGTGGGTGGCCTACGCGCCGCAGGTGGAGCGCGCCATTCTTCCCGAGCCCGAGGACGTGTTCAAGGCCATCCAGCAGGTGAAGGAGTTCTGA
- a CDS encoding MBL fold metallo-hydrolase has product MWRITTPMPGRPPEVHAYLARLDAGWMLVDGGLGTEEAWAALEAGVREAAGGWRSVSVHVVTHMHMDHVGLAARVREASGAPVLMGRLDAERMAHAAAHPDDEAAYRRDLFRRCGAPADWIDAVESGHARARPLAPPVTVDGVLDGEAGDLFGAAGWRFAWTPGHTAGHISLHRPMDGVLIAGDAVLPRITPTLGVNRQRADPVGDYVAALDRLEALGARLILPGHGDPVADGGARIGELRAAAGGETETVAALVDESPATPWELVERRYPGREMGAATRMLALRETLAHLDRLAGAGRVARERGGDGAERFRRMPAG; this is encoded by the coding sequence GTGTGGCGCATCACCACCCCCATGCCCGGCCGCCCGCCGGAGGTACACGCGTACCTCGCCCGGCTGGACGCCGGGTGGATGCTGGTGGACGGCGGATTGGGGACGGAGGAGGCCTGGGCCGCGCTCGAGGCCGGCGTCCGCGAGGCGGCGGGGGGATGGAGATCGGTGTCGGTGCACGTGGTGACGCACATGCACATGGACCACGTGGGGCTGGCCGCCCGCGTCCGCGAGGCCAGCGGCGCGCCGGTGCTGATGGGCCGCCTGGATGCCGAGCGAATGGCGCACGCCGCCGCGCACCCCGACGACGAGGCCGCCTACCGCCGCGACCTCTTCCGCCGCTGCGGAGCCCCGGCCGACTGGATCGACGCGGTCGAGAGCGGCCATGCGCGGGCCCGTCCTCTCGCCCCGCCGGTCACGGTGGACGGGGTGCTGGACGGGGAAGCGGGCGACCTGTTCGGCGCGGCGGGGTGGCGGTTCGCGTGGACGCCGGGGCACACCGCGGGGCACATCTCCCTGCACCGCCCGATGGACGGCGTGCTGATCGCGGGGGATGCGGTCCTCCCGCGCATCACCCCCACGCTGGGCGTGAACCGGCAGCGCGCGGACCCGGTGGGCGACTACGTGGCGGCGCTGGACCGGCTGGAGGCGCTGGGCGCGCGCCTCATCCTCCCCGGCCACGGCGACCCGGTGGCGGACGGCGGCGCCCGCATCGGCGAGCTGCGCGCCGCCGCCGGGGGCGAGACGGAGACGGTGGCCGCGCTGGTGGACGAATCTCCCGCCACACCGTGGGAGCTGGTGGAGCGCCGCTATCCCGGGCGCGAGATGGGCGCCGCCACGCGGATGCTGGCGCTGCGCGAAACGCTGGCGCACCTGGACCGGCTGGCGGGCGCCGGGCGGGTGGCGCGCGAGCGGGGCGGGGACGGAGCCGAGCGCTTCCGGCGGATGCCGGCGGGCTGA